The genome window tttttttatactcACTCAGTCACTCACGCTGCTACGAGTCTACGACCGGACCGGAGGAAATCTAACATCAAATCAAGCTTCACCACACAACGtaataattattgtttttttttttttgataagcgcACAATTCaatataagagcaagtccaagagtgacTCAAATTATtgtcctaagttaaaatttagggCATTTGATAAAGAAAgctgctccaacaatgtcctagtgatgccttatatcactaggacaactccTTCAAgtcctatttttgaggcactctctccttaccctatcccatattttataataaatttctatctatactctctttctctctctactttctattatgttttaatgatgaaagtgaacttttaataataaaatattaaacaaatagagaaaataaggcacattgttggagttgaagttggttgaatatgtcctaaactactaggacataattttttatattatatttagggtttcaactaggacactgttggacttgctctaaatcgatcgaaaatcaaaattattattctaaaattttcttttaatgaatatcatattaaaaaattagtttattaagttttaataatttttattatataacatattacaaactattactccctccgtccccctgagtagtaacggggacgcggcacggattttaatactcctgtaaagtgtagttgtgtaatttatttttaaattttttttttctgaattaaagtttggatgttatatttttattcagaaaaagaaaatctcaaaaataagttacggaactatattttataagagcattgaaatgcgtgtcgaacagttaaaaagaaacgtatacaattaaatgggacagagggagtagtttatAATACAGATGAGTTacaatatttgtttaatatatcatatatattttaatatttaatgttatagtaaaattatattaaacaatatttatttttcaattagaGTCTTGGAGTcaacatatgttctgcaagtaataTATAGATTTTTTCTCACAAGATAAAGTAATATATAGCttagaataatataaaacatattattttttcgaATGATATTCTACGAACATcactattttatttaaaatcttgaggatcCTATACACTTTACAAGCAGAACATTGtaaactatattattttataaaatatgcttAGTTTGCGGAACATACATGTTACAACAGttacataacatatatattgtacttggaaatttatgaaatttgtatgattttattgaaataatgaTATTTGTGAAATATGTTTTGCACGATAATACGTTTTATAGACTCCAAGACTCCAATGAAATGAAACTCCACAGAACTTGttcaattttatttgtttggtttttatatttttattattttcgatAAAATTTCTACCATTTCATTTAAAGAGGGAACCTCTcaaattatttgtaaaatatattttaattaataaaatttatatgagaCACTgttctttatttaaaaaaataaatttcttttattcaatttaaattaaagtgcaaaatttattatattaaattaaaataaaaaaacccGTCACAAATACAACTCAACTCGGCACTGCTTTTGATAATTCTAACTCGTGATCAACTTGACTCAACCCAGAACATTCCATCTGTTTAACACACTTGTAGACTCAACTCGACACTGCTTTTGATAATTCAACTCGTGTTCAACTTGACTCGGCCCGGAACGTTCCATCTGTTTAACCCACTTGTAGGCTGGAACATAAAATAACTTCCATCCTCAGATACCAGCCCTGCTTTTGATAATTCAAACTCATGATCAACTTGACTCAACCCAGAACATTCCATCTCTTTACCCCACTTGTAGGCCGGAACATAAAAGAACTTTCCATAGTCCGATACTATGTTTAGAGCTCATATGTCCATGAACTGGTGAACCTACTCAACATACAATGAATGAAACTCATTCATTAATATCCACTTTTTATTTCTATTTGTCACTGACAAAGAGCACTTGCACTCAGGTTgacccaaaattaaaaaattatcattcaCATAATCGTAAGCAGAATACTCCCAGTGACGTGTACGCATAAATATAGAAACCAACCTCAACATATGAGGGACACTCTGCAAGAAACTAAGATATGTAAAACAGGTTGCTTCCATATAATGCTTAATTATCATTACTTTTGCTAGTAGGAACTACACTTTTCTTTTCCCCCTGGTTCCAATGTCTATATCCATCAATCGTGCAGATGACCGCCTAGTTGACGGTGACAGACCCACAGACTCGGGAATATCAAGATTATTTACACCCATGAAAGCTTCTGCAGTCCCTGGCTTCATGTCAAAATCATTCAGTTTGTAAACTTCAACCTTTACTCTCTCAACCTGTACAGAAAATAACATATGAAAGTGGGTGTGTGTGCGCATTCAATATCTTCGACTAAAGAGTCAATGTGCATCAGAATTGCTCTTACCAGTTCAGTATGATGAATGGATCCATGCGCATCAGCAATTCTTTTCTCCAAATCAATTTCTTTCTTCCTTTGAtattcagaattttctatttCATTACCTTTTTCATCTAATTGCTGGTACAAAGCTGCACTTTAGAAAAAAGGTATAAACTAAAGAAGTAATGCCATGCCATTATGCCAACCAAATAATTGCATCAGAATCGGCAATGTGAATCGATGGAGTAACAACAGAAGACATGTAAAAGGAAATTTAAAAAACCAACACGTAGCTGGTATGAACTTACAGCCTTGCTGCATCTTGGGTGTCAACAAATCAAGGGAGTTGAGTTCAAGCTGGAGAAGTGAGTATTTACAACCCTCTAAGAAATAACAAAAGCATACTTACCTGTCATGTTTGATAGAACCCAGATCTGAGTAGGTATATCATAGAGCTTCTTTGCCAATGTAAGGGAGGACCTCAAAATCTCCCTTGCTTGTCCAGTATCATGAAGAGAAAGTGCCAAGTTACCAAGGACTGTTAAATACTGTGCAACAAGTTGAAGATTTCCTAGAGTGACGTGGGTCGTCTGCAAGCCATTGGCTAGCCGAAGTCTACACATTATATACGAATCTTTAGCTCAATTATGTTTAACTTATAAACAACGACTGTTTCCAGCAAATAATCTCTTTGCATCCAGACATGCTAATAATATGTACCCTAAGTGGTGCATTTATCATGACTAAATGAATACTACATGTGGAACCCAGTCCTGTTTCTTTTGTGCTCCAAATCCAACACgcaattaatcaaattctagATCAAAGGCCGGAAATATTTTTACCATACCACAGCTCAGGAACATAATCTAACAACAAAGACATTCTGTCCTAAGTAAAAGGTTAACAGCTTTTACCTTGCCTCTTGCAGATTCTGCTGTTTCATCAACAAGAACCCATAAGCAAAAAGAACAGCAGTTTTTTCCCTGACTCCAACAAAAGAATCAACCATGCTGTAAACTGGTCCAATCAAATCAAGTGCCTGCACTCATAAAACTTGGGTCAGAATTTAGACCGATGATGAAATGCAACTACTGAGTATTTTAACACGTTCTGGAAGGAAATTAGAGTACCTGGGAAGAAGATTCAGCATCACCTATGCAAATATAAGCAACTGCTGCATAAACATGGCACATGGCTTGCAGTGATTTGCTCTCTGTTAACTACAATTTCACCATAACATATCTTGTTTACAGTTCCACATAGACAAACAACTTTACTTCATGACCCTAGCTTGAGATTCGAACAAGTTAGGTTCTAATATAAAAGCGAAAGATGGAACACAGATATGTGCACAAGCACACAAATACACAGGCTATCAGATActgttataatattaaatctCCAAAACTCTATCCATTTCTAATTTTCAGTTATTAAcagataattaatttaatcaaaattgctatatttctcTGAGTGTCAAGTATTTACTTAATTTGTAGTACTATCACTatcctttttaaatttatcaatgtACAACATGTACAGATATATCAATGTGCatgtgtaaataatatattggaCACTGTTATAATAGACAGATATAATTACAACAttcacagacacacacacaaaagaaTCATTTATTTAGTGATTTTCAAAGGATTGACTGATGTGTGATCAGAGGTCTATCAGACtatcaaaaataagaaaataatttaatatacattgATACTACGTATTTGATACTTTAAGATAGTCATCGACAGGACAGTCTAGTGATTTGTtaagggttaaatggcgttttggtcactgaactgaccTCTAACTTTCACTTGGGTCATCGtactcaaaaagctgtcagtcaACTGATTATActgataaaaaatttcaaacaggTCACTACCCGTTAGCAACGTTAAAACATGGACGGAAAGATGAATAAGCAGCTGATGTGGCTTGTTTTCAGCGATGTGGCAGTTTGAAACGTGGCAATCGGGTCATATGACCGTTGCACACTTGCACCCACCCATTTAAAACCAATACACCCGTTTCTTTTCTCCAGTCTCCATTCACCTTCATCTTTTATCTCCTTTGCATCTTCATCCTCAAAATTAGGGTTCATGTCTACATCCAAAAGTTCCTCAGCCTCAAACGCCTCTGTTAACAATTCATTGAACTCTCCGATTCCCATCTTCGCCATTCGATTCCTCACCGCAACTCTCCGATTCAACATTCACAACATCATTAGCTCCACCTCCTTTACTAACTTCGTCTTCAACATCGTTTGGTCGAGTAACACGAACCTCAATACCCGATCGAGTCCGCACCATGCTTGCAATTAGGGTTTAAATGAGTTAATTTGGGGTTAATTTGGGTGAGAGTGAAATGATATGGGGAGATCGGGGGTTTTATTCCTTCGGTCGGGTTATCAATTGGGTGGGTTTATTGCTTGGGTCGGGTCAGTAGTTGGGTGGTTTTAATAATGGACGGGTTAACCCGCTGATGTGGCAGCACATGTGTTGCTATTTAACAGAAGTCCGTCTAAAGTCAAAGGAACTTAACGGcggtgaaatttttattgtgtttgatGATCTATTTGAATATCTTTACTAGTAAAGTGACTtgactgacagctttttgagtaCGATGACCCAAGTGAAAGTTAGAggtcagttcagtgaccaaaacgccatttaacccgatTTGTTAATGACAGATGTATTCACTCGATAAATTAGTTGCTGCAAAAATACTccagatgatgatgacattataaCAGATAGAAACCTTTGATGCCTCGATGAAATGGAAAGCAGCTTCACTATAACAGCCAACAGAATGAGAGTACTGCCCTCTGAGCATCTCAATGATGCTCCCACAAGCTTGTAAGATTGTTGGAAAGCGAACATACCAACTTTTCATCTGCAGCAAAGCCTGCAAGCAGGAAACATATAATCAAGTAGATTATTCACGGTATATAATAAGCCACTTTAACGTATGCAAAATATAATTGACAGGGATGCATTACCAAAGACCAACACGAAACATTAGTGCATGAAAGCTTTTAGTTTTGACTGCTCACTTAAATGAGATAAGCTAACAATTCTAAGACCCAAATACATTTTTGGAACAAATCACTGCAAGACATACACTCATACCCCATCATAATCCGACCCAAATACATTTTGGAACAAACGTACATTATTAAGTACTACAATGCCAAAGATGCAGTGCCAACCTTTTGGGCCTCAACAAACTCAGAGCGTGTTAGCTCCACTGCAACTTTGTTTTCTAGAAATTGCATAAGAAGCATCAAATATACCCCAGCCATCCATATGGCAGAATGTTGTATATCCACTTCTGCAAGTCAAGCATCTCAAACATGAAACATAATGAGCATAACATAGAGCTAACATCAAATGGAAAGATATCTATTAGGAAGTATACTCAAGCATTTTAAGAAACAAGATTGTGGAAGTTACAGCTCACCTCTCATAGAATCATTGACTCCAAGTCTCGCTAGCTCTCCTGCATGTGGCAATAAGAATTATAGCTGAAAGCTGGGCAGGCAGATTCCGCTAAAACTGTAGTACTACCTACGAAAGGAACCTTTATAGTCTATATGTTCCTTATCTACAGTTAGAGTAAGTCCAATGATTGTGCTAAATAGATGGAGCTATTGCtatattttagcaccaaaaagtggttTCTGCTGCAAAAATAGCACCATGTCTCCATTGAATTGTtccaaattttgttttaaatttaacGAACTTCCAAAAACTCCAtacttctgaataaaaattttaactaGCGTCTAAGTACCCCTACACTGCCTGATACCTCATTTATATATTTCCATCtcttttttcacttttttataAGGTGGCAAATATAGCTCCGTCTATATTTTGTTCTATATATAGCACAAACTATAGCATTGTGCAATGCTTAGCACACCATTGGAGTGGTAAATTATAATTCTGGtgctataatatagatatagccCCAATTATATTAGAGACTGGATTTGCTCTAAACATGAGCGCTTTAAGATTAATCaagcaatattttttttgtttcctaTATGCTAATGCCATGCCCTGTCCACATACAAGCTGAAATGAACTTATAGATTAACACATGAAGGAGGAAGCTTCAAACTTAAAGCATAAGACGTCGCAGCTAGGATAATATGCAAAAAGGTACTATGATATCGATATATGAGCATCTCAGATGCAACAGTAGAACACTAAAATAGTACGAGTTTTACAGCGCTTCGGTATAAAATCAACTTCAATGCAACAGTATAATGGTGTAAAATTTACGCTGTCACACTAAATTTGGTGCCTTCTAAAATTCCTTGGctatgaaatttataaacaaaacaaatttattcctTCTTTGTCCGTTGTCcaaattatccaaacaaaacaattattttgaaaaatttagaaaaaaatatgtcTTTCTATTGTTAAAATATTGCTCTTTATTGTAATATATGGTGTAATGGCCAATGGGTTGGAGTTGTTTTTGTCGATGGTGTAAATTTAACACCAAAATAGTGTAAACTTTACATCATTTTCTAGTAATGAAATGGAGATGGTCTGAGCTTATAGCACATCAGGCACCTCTTAGAAGGGTGTTTGAGGCATTGGGAAAGGTGTACTTTTTAGTGTGGCCCACTAACACATCCTGCACTTGTTTACTTGAACTTTTACATGCATTCTCTCACATATTTTAAAGATTCCTATACATAAGTGCACATTAGTTAAACATGAGTATTCTTAACAAAAAAGTATTACGATAATATGACAAAAGTCCTCTGGCTCTTGTTCCTGATAGATTAGTTGCCTAGGGGCCTTACTATTTTAATCTGAATTGGATTACTAGACACTGATGTATCCAGTTACAACATGAAAGATCAGATTTGAATCCAATACCCCAAACCAAGGTCATGTCATGACATTTCCAACATGGTTTgacataaaaaaattgaatagttTGGTTGACATAAGAGATAGCATAAAGATGGAACTGAAAGGATACGAAGTATATAAAGAGCGAACCTTCGATATTCTGTACTCCAGATTGTATCCGCTTTACACACTCCTTAAAAAGTCCCTTTGGACGACTAAAAACGACAACCATTAGATCCACTAGTGCATAGACCGCACTCTTAGGTAGCCACTCTCCCTCGATAGGTGGTTGCGCCAACTCAAGCTTATCTCCCCATTCCCGTCTCACATTTCCAAAATAAGCTGGCTCTAAAGCATCTTTGCCAGTCAAACTATGTCCAGTAAGATTACTTAGTTGTTCTTCAACCTGAGCTTGCTTCGCGTTAAGGGCTAATCTATCTCTGTAGGGTATACCTGGATCAGAGCAAGAGAGGTCTTGATTGATAACATCAAGCTCTCTTTTAAGTGcctgtatttgtttcattttttgTAAATCTGCCTTCATGGCAGCATCTAATTTATCAACATGTTGAGTAGCATTCTTGTAGTCGCATATCCGGAGCAAATAAAATATGTGGAGCAGCTCGTTGTAGAAGAGTAAACCATGGCAATGTAGTCTCTATATTTTCAGAGCAAATAGAATATGTTAGAGATATGTACAACTTCATGGCATGTCATTATGCATCTAACTGACATGGAAAGATAACAAGCTGTAGCAATTACATGTAATAGAAAATTCTGTTTTAAATGTGAGCTGCATAAAGAAAAGATACAAGCATTAATATGTACTCCCCCCGTTTtaaaatataggtcgtttgactttttggcacacatttctAAGCCCTTTGACTGcatagttaaaatcattatttttaaaattttccttttttaaatcTATTTATATAATAGTTTCTGATGCGTGTTTTGCACTGTAAATCCTCCGCCACAAGTCTTTAGCCttagttttgctgaattttacaaaaataccaCCGTTTTCTTAACAAATCTCGGCCGTTTTGATGATGTATATCTGATGACTAGCTGTGTGCACGTGCTCTCCTGGACAATTCTCTATCTCTGTCCACTATTTTTAACCTACTAAAGCTTTCATCGTAAGCTTCAATTCAAATATAACATTTAGGTACTACTTTTTTTCCCCTGTTAGTCTCTATTCCTCTTTAAAATTCATAATACACTTATATATCGATTTACATGCATCTTCTTCTCGATTGCCTTCCtgctatttatttaattatctactTCTTTTGATTTCCACTAATCTTATTCGTATCTGTTTGTTTTGCAGTTTAAAATTTGTGAATTTGTTGGAATCATACACCAGGTATATCTACATTTCTTTTACTTTATTCTTGAGATCACTGTAatcgaagatggttggaattttcttgatttgattttttaattcatATACATTATTTGATGGTTTGTGTAAGAGAAGCATCTTAAATATATAGAAATGTGATAGACTAATATTTTCGTTAGTCATGTATAAACTGAAGATTAAGGTCTATGAGTTTTTGCAGGGTCATCATTTATgaattctttttattattttagctGCAGTTAAACTTTGTCCACAAACTGTTTGATGGTTTGTGCAAAAGAAATGGTTCGatacatttattattattttttgttctttaaACTGTCTTAATACATTGACATCATCCATTAACTTATGAAACATAAGTATTGACTAATTATCTATGTTAAAAAGTGCATTATCTTGATAAACAATTTGATGAATTGATTTCTAAAAGAGATTAGTTGCAGAGAGATAATAGTAATTAATTGTTTAGCAATTATAACTGCTCTGCATTTTAACATTCTTCCAACTATTCTTAAATTTGGTTCTGATTATAAAGGttggattatttattttttaaaaattttaaaagccCAGCATAGCGGGTTTAAATACTAGTTAAAATATTAAtcgtatttttttattcaaaaaaagaaaattttgaaaataatgattttaccCATGCGGTGAAAGTACTTAGAAGTGTGTGTCACAAAATCTAAcgaactatatttatatttcaaaacagagggagtacacaAGTTGTAAATATACGTACATTATTGACATTGGAATACTTGGGCCTATAACGCTTTAATGCTTCAAGCTCAAATACTATAACAAGAATCGGTAATGATTAATGATTGTAAGTAAGCAAAAAATCAAATGTAACATACACAAGATATGGTATATACTAACATGTGATGGTGTGGGGATATGTACTTACTTTATCGGGTTCGATAGAGTCCCAAACCACATTGCATCGATTAACAGCTTGGTCAACCAAGTTAACATCGTCCCATTGCATGAGGTGGACATGCAATATAGAAGTAGCGAAAAACATCTGTGCAGCAGCATAAGAAGATATAGTAAG of Daucus carota subsp. sativus chromosome 3, DH1 v3.0, whole genome shotgun sequence contains these proteins:
- the LOC108214606 gene encoding sister chromatid cohesion protein SCC4, which gives rise to MEGVAEGLWELADLSEKRGEISKAVKCLEAICQSSSVSFLPIVIVKTRLRIATLLLKHSHNVNHAKAHLERSQLLLKSIPSCFDLKFRCYSLLSQCYHLVGAIPSQKQILTKALTLSTASSDFAAKLWSCNFNSQLANALIIQGDYQASLSALEHAYVSASEMHYPELQMFFATSILHVHLMQWDDVNLVDQAVNRCNVVWDSIEPDKRLHCHGLLFYNELLHIFYLLRICDYKNATQHVDKLDAAMKADLQKMKQIQALKRELDVINQDLSCSDPGIPYRDRLALNAKQAQVEEQLSNLTGHSLTGKDALEPAYFGNVRREWGDKLELAQPPIEGEWLPKSAVYALVDLMVVVFSRPKGLFKECVKRIQSGVQNIEGELARLGVNDSMREVDIQHSAIWMAGVYLMLLMQFLENKVAVELTRSEFVEAQKALLQMKSWYVRFPTILQACGSIIEMLRGQYSHSVGCYSEAAFHFIEASKLTESKSLQAMCHVYAAVAYICIGDAESSSQALDLIGPVYSMVDSFVGVREKTAVLFAYGFLLMKQQNLQEARLRLANGLQTTHVTLGNLQLVAQYLTVLGNLALSLHDTGQAREILRSSLTLAKKLYDIPTQIWVLSNMTALYQQLDEKGNEIENSEYQRKKEIDLEKRIADAHGSIHHTELVERVKVEVYKLNDFDMKPGTAEAFMGVNNLDIPESVGLSPSTRRSSARLMDIDIGTRGKRKV